In Raphanus sativus cultivar WK10039 chromosome 5, ASM80110v3, whole genome shotgun sequence, the following proteins share a genomic window:
- the LOC108862612 gene encoding ABC transporter F family member 1, whose translation MVSDASKKKAAQKKAAAAAKRGGKSAASKSAATSSNGVDSLSSGVDALQISDRTCTGILCSHPQSRDIRIESLSVTFHGYDLIVDSMLELNYGRRYGLLGLNGCGKSTLLTAIGLRELPIPDHMDIYHLSHEIEATDMTSLEAVMSCDEERLKLEKEIETLVEQDDGGGERLDTIYERLEAMDAATAEKRAAEILFGLGFDKEMQAKKTKDFSGGWRMRIALARALFIMPTILLLDEPTNHLDLEACVWLEESLKNFERILVVVSHSQDFLNGVCTNIIHMQSKQLKYYTGNFDQYCQTRSELEENQMKQYRWEQEQISHMKEYIARFGHGSAKLARQAQSKEKTLAKMERGGLTEKVARDSVLVFRFADVGKLPPPVLQFVEVSFGYTPDYLIYKNIDFGVDLDSRVALVGPNGAGKSTLLKLMTGELHPTEGMVRRHNHLKIAQYHQHLAEKLDLEVPALIYMMNEFPGNEEEKMRAAIGRFGLTGKAQVMPMKNLSDGQRSRVIFAWLAYKQPNMLLLDEPTNHLDIETIDSLAEALNEWDGGLVLVSHDFRLINQVAHEIWVCEKQCITKWNGDIMDFKKHLKAKAGLED comes from the exons ATGGTGTCTGACGCTAGCAAGAAGAAGGCCGCTCAGAAGAAagccgccgccgccgccaaAAGAGGCGGTAAATCCGCCGCGTCCAAATCCGCTGCTACTTCTTCCAACGGAGTCGACAGCTTGTCGAGCGGCGTCGACGCCCTTCAGATATCCGACCGGACCTGTACCGGAATCCTCTGCTCTCATCCTCAATCGAGAGATATTCGT ATAGAGTCGTTGTCTGTTACGTTTCATGGCTACGACCTCATAGTTGATTCGATGCTGGAGCTTAACTACGGAAGGCGTTACGGTCTCCTCGGGTTGAACGGTTGTGGGAAGTCCACTCTTTTAACCGCGATTGGACTCAGGGAGCTCCCGATTCCTGACCACATGGATATCTATCATCTCTCCCACGAGATTGAAGCCACTGACATGACTTCTCTCGAGGCTGTCATGAGCTGTGACGAGGAGAGGTTGAAGCTGGAGAAGGAGATTGAGACTCTCGTTGAGCAG GATGATGGAGGTGGAGAGCGTCTTGATACGATCTATGAGCGGTTAGAGGCTATGGATGCTGCTACTGCGGAGAAGCGTGCTGCTGAGATTCTGTTTGGTCTTGGTTTCGACAAGGAGATGCAGGCTAAGAAGACTAAGGATTTTTCTGGTGGTTGGAGGATGAGAATTGCTTTGGCGAGAGCTCTCTTCATTATGCCAACTATCCTTTTGCTTGATGAGCCGACCAATCATTTAG ATTTGGAAGCTTGTGTCTGGTTAGAAGAGAGCCTGAAGAACTTTGAGCGTATCCTTGTGGTGGTATCCCACTCACAGGATTTTTTGAACGGAGTGTGTACCAACATCATCCACATGCAAAGCAAGCAGCTCAAGTATTACACTGGTAACTTCGATCAGTACTGCCAGACACGTTCCGAGCTAGAAGAGAATCAGATGAAACAGTACAGATGGGAGCAGGAGCAGATCTCCCACATGAAGGAGTACATTGCTCGGTTCGGTCACGGTTCAGCCAAACTCGCTCGTCAAGCTCAGAGCAAGGAGAAGACTTTGGCAAAGATGGAGAGAGGTGGGCTCACAGAGAAGGTGGCAAGAGACAGTGTTCTCGTTTTCCGTTTTGCTGATGTCGGGAAGCTTCCACCTCCAGTGCTTCAGTTTGTGGAAGTGTCTTTCGGGTACACGCCGGACTATCTTATATACAAGAACATCGACTTTGGTGTTGACTTGGACTCGAGGGTTGCTCTTGTTGGACCCAACGGAGCTGGGAAGAGTACTTTATTGAAGTTAATGACTGGTGAGCTGCACCCAACAGAAGGAATGGTGAGGCGTCACAACCACTTGAAGATTGCTCAGTACCATCAGCATCTAGCTGAGAAGCTAGACCTGGAAGTGCCTGCGCTTATCTACATGATGAACGAGTTTCCAGGCAACgaagaggagaagatgagaGCTGCCATTGGTAGGTTCGGTCTAACCGGTAAGGCACAGGTGATGCCGATGAAGAATCTTTCCGATGGACAGAGGAGCCGTGTGATATTCGCGTGGTTGGCTTATAAGCAGCCTAACATGCTTCTGTTGGATGAGCCTACTAACCATTTGGATATTGAGACGATTGACTCTCTAGCCGAGGCGTTGAACGAGTGGGATGGTGGTTTGGTTCTGGTGAGTCATGACTTCAGGTTGATTAATCAAGTGGCTCATGAGATATGGGTGTGTGAGAAGCAGTGCATAACTAAATGGAATGGTGACATTATGGACTTCAAGAAGCATCTCAAGGCTAAAGCTGGACTTGAAGATTGA
- the LOC108860245 gene encoding probable pre-mRNA-splicing factor ATP-dependent RNA helicase DEAH2 gives MMMMKKKSDAEERGNLPVWEQKEEFIRTLKENQMVMVTGETGSGIQQFVLEAVMDEKPSASGKWLVGWTQPHEVAAMSAARRVAEEMDVKIGEEVGYTVLSEDCSSFRTVLKYMTKRMLLREARADPLLARYKVIVVDEVHDRSLAATDLLGILKRTLISRPDLKLVVMSATLQAFDREYFRGAPLIKVTSGRLLHPVEILYTREPVMDYLESAISKVIQVHTCEPPGDVLVFLTRKEEIEQACSRIVLTLGDQVRVVPLYSSLPPALKRKILEPTPDSVRKIVVSTNIAETSMSIDGIAYVVDPGVSPISRASADQRAGRAGIKCFRLYTEKTFNHFPRETPETFRSDLVNTVLTLKKMGVKDLTSFEFRHPPPSPEMLLMALTDLFHLGAVDEEGNLTKIGQMIQSFEVTLYYH, from the coding sequence atgatgatgatgaagaagaagtcagATGCTGAAGAACGTGGGAATCTACCGGTATGGGAACAAAAAGAAGAGTTTATCCGAACTTTGAAGGAGAATCAGATGGTGATGGTGACGGGTGAGACCGGTAGTGGTATCCAACAGTTTGTTTTAGAAGCAGTGATGGATGAAAAACCTAGCGCCTCTGGTAAGTGGTTGGTTGGGTGGACGCAGCCTCATGAAGTTGCAGCCATGTCCGCGGCACGTCGTGTGGCTGAAGAGATGGACGTAAAGATTGGGGAAGAAGTGGGTTACACAGTCCTTTCCGAGGATTGCAGTAGCTTCCGAACGGTGCTAAAGTACATGACTAAAAGAATGCTTCTGAGGGAAGCCAGAGCGGATCCGCTATTAGCGAGATACAAAGTGATTGTCGTGGACGAAGTGCATGATAGAAGTTTAGCCGCCACAGATTTACTTGGCATTCTTAAACGCACCTTGATAAGCCGACCTGATCTTAAGCTTGTTGTGATGAGTGCAACCCTACAGGCTTTTGACAGAGAGTATTTTCGTGGTGCGCCTCTCATCAAAGTCACTTCTGGTAGGCTCCTCCATCCAGTGGAGATCTTGTACACTCGAGAACCTGTGATGGACTATCTCGAGTCTGCTATAAGCAAAGTTATCCAGGTTCACACGTGTGAGCCACCTGGTGATGTTCTTGTTTTCTTGACCaggaaagaagagattgaacaAGCTTGCAGCCGAATTGTCCTTACTCTTGGAGATCAAGTCAGAGTTGTGCCCTTATATTCCTCTCTTCCACCAGCCCTGAAACGCAAGATCTTAGAGCCTACACCAGATTCAGTGAGAAAGATCGTGGTCTCCACCAACATTGCTGAGACTTCTATGTCCATTGACGGGATTGCTTACGTGGTTGATCCTGGGGTGTCCCCAATATCCCGAGCAAGTGCTGACCAGAGAGCAGGACGTGCAGGTATAAAATGTTTCAGGCTCTACACTGAGAAGACATTCAATCACTTCCCTCGGGAGACTCCTGAGACATTTAGATCAGACCTTGTTAACACTGTTTTGACTTTGAAAAAGATGGGTGTGAAGGACTTGACATCATTTGAATTTAGACATCCTCCTCCTTCCCCTGAAATGCTCCTTATGGCCTTGACCGATTTGTTTCATCTGGGAGCTGTGGATGAGGAAGGTAACTTGACAAAGATAGGCCAGATGATACAGAGTTTCGAAGTGACTCTGTATTATCATTGA